From the Bdellovibrio reynosensis genome, one window contains:
- a CDS encoding HAMP domain-containing methyl-accepting chemotaxis protein: MTKWMRGLRGKLMLSAIIPIVALSAVTLISIRSASKLGDKLETAYADIIPNMEALSTIGMQRARVGYFIWAALANKEDFESRKKFIKRATDAYAELKKGIEIYEATGLDKEQEAIYAKAKDLKPAFFAMTDEILVGLEKNNAEADAKIHKWMNGGEWHVMAIDIQAAITGNMKLDHDRSVVNNKEQKEERAFEAQLLILLAGLCGFLVFGILTWIAAVISKTVSSIGSDLSEAGTQVASAITQLSSAGQSLSENSTDTAASLEETVASLEEMSSMVKMNSDNAKQAAALSQSSKEVAEKGQQSIDQLIHNMQDISKSSKQIEEIISVIDDIAFQTNLLALNASVEAARAGEHGKGFAVVAEAVRALAQRSASAAKDINTLIVASVEKIERGAKTADTSGEALANIVSSVKKVADLNNEISAASLEQTTGISQISKAMNQLDQGAQSNAASSEEVAASAEEINSQTQMMQKMVEKLNQMVEGSAARRAESSGPKKAAKKKTAPVPAAVKSAELAQVKPMPTKKPAAAAEIIPFDDDLAPRKVGTTDGF; this comes from the coding sequence ATGACAAAATGGATGCGCGGTCTACGCGGGAAACTCATGCTTTCTGCCATAATTCCCATCGTAGCTCTTTCAGCTGTGACTTTAATTTCCATTCGTTCCGCTTCAAAATTGGGAGATAAATTAGAAACTGCCTACGCAGATATCATTCCAAATATGGAAGCGTTAAGCACGATCGGTATGCAAAGAGCCCGCGTTGGTTATTTCATTTGGGCTGCTCTTGCAAATAAGGAAGATTTTGAATCGCGCAAAAAATTTATCAAAAGAGCGACGGATGCTTATGCCGAATTGAAAAAAGGTATTGAGATCTATGAAGCAACCGGGCTCGATAAAGAGCAAGAAGCAATCTACGCTAAAGCCAAAGATTTGAAGCCAGCCTTCTTCGCGATGACCGATGAAATTTTGGTTGGACTAGAGAAAAACAATGCAGAGGCCGACGCAAAAATTCACAAATGGATGAACGGCGGAGAATGGCACGTCATGGCCATCGACATTCAAGCCGCTATCACGGGAAATATGAAACTGGATCACGACCGCTCGGTTGTAAATAACAAAGAGCAAAAAGAAGAAAGAGCCTTTGAAGCTCAATTACTTATTTTGCTTGCAGGACTTTGCGGCTTCCTGGTGTTTGGTATTTTAACTTGGATCGCTGCTGTTATTAGTAAAACAGTCAGCTCTATTGGCAGTGATTTATCTGAAGCTGGAACTCAAGTGGCTTCAGCCATCACTCAACTAAGCTCTGCAGGTCAAAGCCTTTCTGAAAACTCAACCGATACGGCGGCATCACTGGAAGAAACAGTGGCATCCTTGGAAGAAATGTCTTCAATGGTGAAGATGAATTCAGATAACGCAAAACAAGCTGCAGCCCTATCTCAATCTTCAAAAGAAGTGGCTGAAAAAGGTCAGCAATCCATCGATCAATTGATTCACAACATGCAGGATATTTCTAAATCTTCAAAACAGATTGAAGAAATCATTTCTGTGATCGACGATATCGCCTTCCAAACAAACTTATTGGCATTAAATGCCTCTGTGGAAGCGGCCCGCGCCGGTGAACACGGTAAGGGATTTGCGGTCGTCGCGGAGGCGGTTCGTGCGCTTGCCCAACGCTCTGCATCTGCTGCCAAAGACATCAATACTTTGATTGTGGCAAGTGTTGAAAAGATCGAACGTGGCGCTAAAACAGCAGACACTTCCGGTGAAGCCCTAGCGAACATCGTAAGCTCAGTTAAAAAAGTAGCCGACTTAAATAATGAAATTTCTGCAGCCAGTTTAGAGCAAACTACGGGAATTTCTCAGATTAGCAAAGCCATGAATCAATTAGATCAAGGCGCACAAAGTAACGCAGCTTCCTCTGAGGAAGTGGCGGCTTCTGCTGAAGAAATCAACAGCCAGACGCAGATGATGCAAAAAATGGTGGAAAAACTAAATCAAATGGTCGAAGGCTCGGCTGCACGCCGTGCGGAGTCATCTGGTCCAAAGAAAGCAGCTAAGAAAAAAACAGCGCCTGTACCTGCGGCGGTTAAATCAGCAGAACTTGCGCAAGTAAAACCAATGCCAACTAAAAAACCGGCAGCGGCGGCTGAAATCATTCCTTTTGATGATGATCTTGCTCCTCGCAAAGTTGGGACTACGGACGGCTTTTAA
- a CDS encoding ABC transporter ATP-binding protein, giving the protein MLISIDAKNISKKMGPNQALSNLNMSFKAHEIHGIIGPEGAGKTTLLRLIIGLLNSDAGEIYYQEQNRLVDFSNMREGIAYMPQTQSLYPELSIHEHLEFFKTLYQLTDEQYFARRKKLLAMARLEDVTDRLASQLSGGMYKKLGLICALLSAPSVLLLDEPTNGVDPLSRRDFWKLLYELRENEEILIIVTTSYMDEALKCQTVHLLFDGKTLIEGNPLEILASKNCESFDQVFLQYDDTVDSL; this is encoded by the coding sequence ATGCTGATTTCTATTGATGCAAAAAACATTTCTAAAAAAATGGGACCGAATCAGGCTTTAAGCAATTTAAATATGTCATTCAAGGCCCACGAAATCCACGGCATTATTGGCCCTGAGGGAGCAGGCAAGACGACGTTGTTAAGACTGATTATAGGCCTTTTAAATTCCGATGCTGGCGAAATCTATTACCAAGAACAAAATCGCCTGGTTGATTTTTCTAACATGCGCGAAGGCATTGCTTATATGCCTCAGACACAAAGTCTTTATCCGGAATTAAGCATCCACGAGCATTTGGAATTTTTTAAGACGCTATATCAATTAACTGATGAACAGTATTTTGCACGTCGGAAAAAACTTTTGGCCATGGCTCGCCTGGAAGATGTTACGGATCGACTTGCCTCGCAGCTTTCGGGGGGCATGTATAAGAAGCTGGGCTTGATCTGTGCGTTGTTGTCAGCGCCCTCGGTCTTATTACTTGATGAACCAACAAACGGTGTCGATCCACTGAGCCGTCGCGATTTCTGGAAGCTTCTTTATGAGTTAAGAGAGAACGAAGAAATTTTAATTATAGTAACGACCTCATATATGGACGAAGCTTTGAAATGCCAAACAGTGCATTTGCTTTTTGATGGAAAAACTTTGATTGAAGGAAATCCCCTAGAAATTTTAGCTTCCAAGAACTGTGAAAGTTTCGATCAAGTTTTTTTGCAGTACGATGATACCGTGGATAGTTTATGA
- a CDS encoding ABC transporter ATP-binding protein — MNVVDVASLSVKFGDYFAVNKISFSVGQGEIFGFLGANGAGKTTTIRVLCGLLLPTEGQAQVCGFDVLKDAAKVKNCVGYMSQKFTLYDDLTVKENLEFTGALRKLDEEKLRLQKEKLLEFIRFKGDENSLVKNLPGGIKQQVSLIASVLHNPNIVFLDEPTAGVSPAYRQRFWSLIRVLAKEGKTVFVTTHYMDEAEQCERIALMRSGELIALDSPENLKRHSFPDKDPHKVTLEEVFIQQVEGR; from the coding sequence ATGAACGTTGTTGATGTCGCATCTTTAAGTGTAAAGTTTGGCGACTACTTTGCGGTGAATAAAATTTCCTTTTCAGTAGGACAAGGTGAGATCTTTGGTTTTCTGGGCGCTAACGGCGCTGGTAAAACCACAACTATTCGCGTGCTCTGCGGTCTATTGCTACCCACCGAAGGTCAGGCTCAGGTTTGCGGTTTTGATGTTCTTAAAGATGCCGCCAAAGTAAAAAACTGCGTTGGCTATATGTCTCAGAAATTTACTTTGTATGATGATCTTACCGTTAAAGAAAATCTGGAATTTACCGGCGCCTTGCGCAAGCTGGATGAAGAAAAGCTTCGATTGCAAAAAGAAAAGCTCTTGGAATTTATTAGATTTAAAGGTGATGAAAATTCCTTAGTAAAAAATCTGCCTGGCGGAATCAAACAGCAAGTCAGCTTAATAGCATCCGTCCTGCATAATCCCAACATCGTTTTTTTAGATGAACCCACCGCCGGCGTCAGTCCAGCCTATCGCCAGCGCTTTTGGTCTTTGATTCGAGTGTTGGCTAAAGAAGGTAAGACAGTTTTTGTGACAACTCACTATATGGACGAAGCAGAACAATGTGAGCGTATAGCTTTAATGCGCTCTGGAGAATTGATCGCGCTGGATTCACCTGAAAACTTAAAGCGTCACAGTTTTCCGGATAAAGATCCCCACAAAGTCACCTTAGAAGAAGTCTTCATCCAGCAGGTAGAAGGGCGATGA
- the rfbA gene encoding glucose-1-phosphate thymidylyltransferase RfbA, with amino-acid sequence MKGIILAGGAGSRLYPMTRVMTKQLQSVYDKPLIYYPLSILMLGGIKDILLITTPDDQPLFKKLLGDGSQFGIHLTYKIQEKPNGLPEAFVLGEDFIGDDHVCLILGDNLFYGDLDFFRKAIESQKNKENSLHGRVFAYYVADPSAYGVVEFDKETKKVKSIEEKPAKPKSNYAVPGLYLFDNTVAKRAKSLKPSPRGETEIVDLILSYHHEDKLGVEMMYRGLAWLDTGTPRSLLDAAAFIGAIEERQGLKVACLEEVAYRMKFINLEQLQQITASLPKCSYRSYLEKIISEEL; translated from the coding sequence ATGAAAGGTATTATTTTAGCTGGCGGAGCGGGCTCTCGCCTGTATCCAATGACTCGGGTTATGACTAAACAACTTCAATCAGTGTATGATAAACCGCTGATTTACTACCCTTTAAGTATTTTGATGTTGGGTGGGATTAAAGATATTTTACTTATCACCACGCCCGATGATCAGCCGCTATTTAAAAAACTTTTAGGCGATGGATCCCAGTTCGGGATTCACCTTACTTATAAAATTCAAGAAAAACCGAATGGTTTGCCTGAGGCTTTTGTTCTGGGTGAAGACTTCATCGGGGATGACCACGTCTGCTTGATCTTGGGGGACAATCTTTTCTATGGAGATTTGGATTTCTTTAGAAAAGCGATCGAATCGCAAAAGAATAAAGAAAACAGTCTGCACGGTCGCGTATTCGCTTACTATGTTGCCGATCCTTCTGCTTACGGCGTAGTCGAATTTGATAAAGAAACAAAAAAAGTAAAATCCATTGAAGAAAAGCCAGCAAAACCAAAATCAAACTATGCGGTTCCTGGTCTTTACCTTTTTGATAATACAGTTGCTAAACGCGCAAAGAGCCTAAAACCCTCCCCGCGTGGCGAAACTGAAATCGTGGATTTGATTTTATCTTACCACCACGAAGACAAATTGGGTGTGGAGATGATGTATCGTGGTCTTGCTTGGCTTGATACTGGAACACCGAGATCTTTGCTTGATGCAGCGGCCTTTATTGGTGCCATCGAAGAAAGACAAGGCTTGAAGGTCGCGTGTCTTGAAGAGGTTGCTTACCGTATGAAGTTTATCAATTTAGAGCAGTTACAACAAATTACGGCGAGCCTGCCAAAGTGTTCGTACCGCTCTTACCTAGAAAAAATTATTTCTGAGGAACTTTAG
- a CDS encoding efflux RND transporter periplasmic adaptor subunit, which translates to MPKKKLLPIAVVLVLLLLAYLVKLFFFKKEFSYAGTVEITRVDIPARVPSVIKTFEVKEGETVKEGQKLLSLACEDVRIAYDLIKSSYDRTRKLYKGGSIAQEAYDQVNNKMLDTELKLSWCDIASPLKGTVITTYFEPGEMVSPGAKLLTIGDLQNVYAFFYLPHDEIVNLKPGQNISARLPEMDEKEFAGTISYINPEAEFTPKNVQTREERTRLVYGVKVQFANNETLLKPGMTLEWAATKE; encoded by the coding sequence ATGCCTAAAAAGAAGCTTCTTCCCATCGCTGTGGTTTTAGTTCTTCTGCTGCTTGCTTATCTCGTGAAGCTGTTTTTCTTTAAAAAAGAATTTTCCTATGCTGGAACTGTTGAAATTACCAGAGTTGATATTCCTGCACGCGTGCCATCGGTCATCAAAACCTTCGAAGTAAAAGAAGGCGAGACGGTGAAAGAAGGGCAGAAGTTATTAAGCCTTGCCTGCGAAGATGTGCGCATCGCCTATGATCTTATCAAAAGTTCCTATGATCGAACAAGAAAGTTATATAAGGGCGGGAGTATTGCCCAAGAAGCCTACGATCAGGTGAATAATAAAATGCTTGATACAGAGTTGAAGCTCAGTTGGTGTGATATAGCATCCCCCTTAAAGGGCACTGTCATTACGACCTATTTTGAACCTGGGGAAATGGTTTCACCGGGCGCTAAACTTTTAACCATCGGTGATCTGCAGAACGTTTACGCTTTTTTTTATCTGCCCCACGATGAAATCGTCAACTTAAAGCCTGGTCAGAATATTTCAGCTCGCCTTCCGGAAATGGATGAAAAAGAGTTTGCTGGGACCATTTCGTATATCAATCCTGAAGCTGAATTCACTCCTAAGAATGTGCAAACTCGCGAAGAGCGAACGCGCTTAGTCTATGGTGTGAAAGTGCAGTTCGCTAACAACGAAACATTATTAAAACCCGGTATGACTTTAGAGTGGGCCGCGACTAAGGAATAA
- the rffA gene encoding dTDP-4-amino-4,6-dideoxygalactose transaminase produces MKIPFNIPPKSQNEEKYIIQAIANKKLSGEGSFNKKCSEWINKNLPTLMTVITPSCTSALEMAMVLADIGPGDEVILPSFTFTSTANVVALYGAIPVFVDVDPRTMNIDPACIEKAINPRTKVIMPVHYAGVGCEMDKIMDLANKHNIWVVEDAAQGMFASYKGKALGAWGHMAAFSYHETKNIVCGEGGALTINDPRLVKRAEIVRDKGTNRQEFLNGQVDKYTWQDKGSSYLLSELSAAFLLSQLEEGEIITSKRMTIWNQYHQGLAALEKAGRLQRMVVPEGAKANAHIYYILLNSADERAKLWSFLKEAGIQSTTHYVPLHSAPAGVKYGRVEGSMKVTDDHANRLLRLPMFADLSSADASFVLEKIQEFFKGTP; encoded by the coding sequence ATGAAAATACCGTTTAATATCCCGCCCAAGAGTCAGAACGAAGAGAAGTACATCATTCAAGCCATCGCCAACAAAAAACTTAGCGGCGAAGGCAGCTTCAACAAAAAGTGCTCTGAGTGGATTAATAAAAATCTTCCGACTTTGATGACTGTGATCACACCTTCTTGCACCTCCGCTTTAGAAATGGCGATGGTGCTTGCAGATATCGGTCCTGGCGACGAAGTCATCTTACCTTCATTTACATTTACTTCCACGGCCAATGTGGTCGCCCTCTACGGCGCTATCCCGGTGTTCGTTGATGTCGATCCGCGCACCATGAATATTGATCCTGCTTGCATTGAAAAAGCCATCAACCCCCGCACTAAAGTTATCATGCCTGTGCACTATGCGGGTGTTGGTTGTGAGATGGATAAAATCATGGACCTCGCAAACAAACATAACATCTGGGTTGTTGAAGACGCAGCACAAGGAATGTTTGCTTCCTATAAAGGAAAAGCCTTGGGAGCTTGGGGACACATGGCGGCTTTTAGCTATCATGAAACAAAAAACATCGTGTGTGGTGAAGGTGGTGCATTAACCATCAACGATCCTCGTCTAGTGAAGCGTGCCGAAATCGTGCGCGACAAAGGAACTAACCGTCAGGAATTTTTAAATGGCCAAGTTGATAAATACACTTGGCAGGACAAAGGTTCGTCCTACTTGCTTTCTGAACTTTCAGCGGCGTTTCTTTTATCGCAACTTGAAGAAGGCGAAATTATCACTAGCAAACGCATGACTATCTGGAATCAATATCACCAGGGTCTAGCGGCCTTAGAAAAAGCAGGTCGCCTGCAACGCATGGTTGTTCCTGAGGGAGCAAAGGCGAATGCTCATATTTATTATATCTTGCTGAATTCAGCTGATGAACGTGCGAAACTTTGGAGCTTTTTAAAAGAAGCTGGCATTCAATCCACGACACACTATGTGCCACTGCACTCTGCCCCTGCGGGGGTCAAATATGGTCGCGTGGAAGGGTCTATGAAAGTAACTGATGACCATGCCAATCGTTTGCTGCGCTTGCCGATGTTTGCTGATTTAAGCAGTGCTGATGCGTCTTTCGTTTTAGAAAAGATCCAGGAGTTTTTTAAGGGGACACCATGA
- a CDS encoding ABC transporter permease, translating to MKTLWGFIKKEFRQTLRDPRMRFLLFLAPCVQLTIFGVALSTEAKNIRLSIVGSPSDYSLQKMEQLALASGWFIPAKTISADPFEQIQKGEADAVLVAPVGGLEASLGKQQGKVQLLVNATNVNRAQSIERYLLSIVATQYPFTPPLQFDLRVLYNPALRTSMFLVPGVMSLLVCLITVLLTSMSISKEKEMGTFETLISAPVTPEEVILGKTVPFVLLGLSNVPLIVLIAMVFFGMPMRGSVLLLLLSSFVFVCCTVGIGLFISTIARNQQQSMMGGFLYLFPSVLLSGLVFPIENMPWALRIFALINPLTYFIELLRNIMLKGGDLRLISFNLLILSAMAVTVITASWRKFKTTLG from the coding sequence GTGAAAACACTTTGGGGGTTTATAAAAAAAGAATTTCGCCAAACCCTGCGCGATCCACGCATGCGTTTTTTACTTTTTCTAGCGCCTTGTGTGCAGCTGACAATTTTCGGAGTTGCTCTTTCCACGGAAGCTAAAAACATTCGCCTTAGTATCGTCGGCAGTCCTTCAGACTATAGTTTGCAAAAGATGGAACAACTAGCCCTGGCTTCGGGATGGTTTATCCCGGCGAAAACTATATCAGCAGATCCCTTTGAACAGATACAAAAGGGCGAAGCTGATGCTGTGCTGGTCGCCCCGGTTGGTGGGTTAGAAGCAAGTCTCGGAAAGCAGCAAGGAAAAGTTCAGCTATTAGTGAATGCCACGAACGTCAACCGCGCTCAAAGTATCGAGAGGTATTTACTAAGCATCGTAGCAACGCAATATCCATTCACGCCGCCGTTACAGTTTGATCTAAGAGTTCTTTATAATCCCGCCTTGCGCACGTCGATGTTTTTAGTGCCGGGGGTGATGAGCTTATTAGTTTGTTTGATCACGGTTCTGTTAACCAGTATGTCCATTAGTAAAGAAAAAGAAATGGGCACATTTGAAACTTTAATTTCTGCTCCGGTGACTCCAGAAGAAGTCATCTTAGGAAAGACCGTGCCCTTCGTACTTCTAGGTCTTAGCAATGTTCCTTTGATTGTTTTGATTGCCATGGTTTTCTTTGGCATGCCTATGCGCGGCAGTGTTCTATTGCTGTTGCTTTCATCGTTTGTGTTCGTGTGTTGCACTGTCGGAATCGGATTATTTATTTCCACCATCGCGCGCAACCAGCAACAAAGTATGATGGGCGGCTTTTTATACCTTTTCCCATCAGTCTTGCTATCTGGTTTGGTGTTTCCCATCGAAAACATGCCCTGGGCCTTAAGGATTTTTGCTTTAATAAATCCACTGACTTATTTTATCGAGCTATTAAGAAATATCATGTTAAAAGGCGGGGATCTAAGGTTGATAAGTTTTAACTTATTAATTCTTTCAGCCATGGCAGTGACTGTGATCACTGCCAGTTGGCGAAAATTTAAAACCACGCTTGGTTAA
- a CDS encoding ABC transporter permease, which yields MRIHSILAIAKKEVFHIVRDPFTLALALAMPVIMVLFFGYAIEFNMRHISLAIYDGNKTPLSRSIAETFKSSGYFVGYSVVSPALAQKDLDAGFAHAALIIPPTLSQDFRPFSQASVQVLVDGADNSSAGSILGYIGGLHRRVLEKEFGSFQFSIEIKTRFLFNPELNSQWFVVPGLTAAIIAILSILMTALTVAREWENGSMELLLATPVKPIEIILGKLLPYSVMGIASVFFVFILSQVVFEVPFRGNFFVYLLACLIFLSTYLAQGLLISVVTRKQQLSMQMAMLSGLLPTILLSGFIFPNEHMPTFFYYFTMLLPARWFIKISRELFLQGSTFLEILPSFAVLCVLFILMILLATKKFKKDVEP from the coding sequence ATGAGAATTCATTCGATTTTAGCCATCGCTAAAAAAGAGGTTTTTCACATCGTTCGTGATCCCTTCACTTTGGCCTTAGCTTTGGCGATGCCAGTGATTATGGTTCTGTTTTTTGGTTATGCGATTGAATTTAACATGCGCCACATCAGTCTTGCTATTTACGACGGAAACAAAACCCCTTTATCTCGCTCTATCGCGGAAACTTTTAAAAGCTCTGGATACTTTGTGGGTTATTCGGTTGTCAGTCCGGCTTTGGCACAGAAAGATCTCGATGCCGGTTTTGCCCATGCAGCACTGATTATTCCACCTACTTTAAGTCAGGATTTTCGCCCGTTTTCACAAGCCTCGGTGCAGGTTTTAGTGGATGGCGCGGATAATTCTTCAGCGGGTTCCATTCTTGGCTATATTGGGGGACTGCACCGGCGGGTGTTAGAAAAAGAGTTCGGCAGTTTTCAATTTTCGATCGAGATAAAAACTAGATTCCTATTTAATCCCGAATTGAATTCTCAGTGGTTTGTCGTTCCGGGGCTGACAGCTGCAATCATAGCGATCTTATCCATTTTGATGACGGCACTGACCGTGGCTCGTGAATGGGAAAATGGTTCCATGGAACTCTTGCTCGCAACGCCCGTGAAACCGATTGAAATCATCCTAGGTAAGCTTTTGCCTTATTCAGTGATGGGTATTGCCTCAGTGTTTTTTGTTTTTATACTTTCTCAGGTCGTTTTCGAGGTTCCATTTCGGGGAAACTTTTTTGTTTATCTTCTAGCTTGTTTGATTTTTCTAAGTACGTACTTGGCGCAAGGTCTTCTGATCTCGGTGGTCACGCGAAAACAGCAACTGAGCATGCAAATGGCCATGCTATCAGGGCTTCTTCCGACCATTTTACTGTCTGGATTTATTTTTCCCAATGAACATATGCCCACGTTTTTCTATTATTTCACGATGCTTTTGCCGGCTCGTTGGTTCATTAAAATCAGCCGCGAGCTGTTCTTGCAAGGCTCAACATTCCTAGAAATTCTTCCATCATTCGCAGTGCTCTGTGTTCTGTTTATCTTAATGATCTTGCTAGCGACCAAGAAGTTTAAAAAGGATGTTGAGCCGTGA
- the rfbB gene encoding dTDP-glucose 4,6-dehydratase, translating into MKKCVLLTGCAGFIGSNFVKTIACRDDVKAQYDFVIVDALTYAGRLSNIQKELDANPHLTFVKEDIRDAHKMDQLFKKYQFYGVINFAAESHVDRSIESPNIFVETNVLGTLNLLKESLAQFEKTGSFRYLQVSTDEVYGTLQLDDPAFTEDTPIAPNSPYSASKASADLLCRSFFETFKLPVTITRCSNNYGPLQVEEKFIPLMIKRALANEKLPIYGTGMNIRDWIYVDDHNEGVWKVFTAGKNGEVYNLGGNSERQNLDVAKMILKHLGKPESLLSFVQDRKGHDFRYAINYSKAQKELNWQPTVRFEEEGLERTINYYKNLWAK; encoded by the coding sequence ATGAAGAAGTGTGTTTTATTAACTGGCTGTGCTGGTTTTATCGGATCCAACTTTGTTAAGACCATCGCCTGCCGTGACGATGTGAAGGCTCAATATGACTTTGTTATCGTCGATGCTTTGACCTATGCGGGCCGCTTAAGCAATATCCAAAAAGAGCTTGATGCAAATCCGCATTTAACTTTTGTTAAAGAAGACATCCGTGACGCTCACAAAATGGATCAGCTTTTTAAGAAATATCAGTTTTATGGTGTCATTAACTTCGCAGCAGAAAGCCATGTCGATCGCTCTATTGAAAGTCCCAACATCTTTGTTGAAACCAACGTGCTTGGCACATTGAACCTGCTTAAAGAAAGCCTGGCGCAGTTTGAAAAAACTGGCAGCTTCAGATATTTGCAAGTCAGCACAGATGAAGTTTACGGAACTTTGCAGTTAGACGACCCCGCGTTCACTGAAGATACACCTATTGCTCCAAACAGTCCTTACAGCGCTTCGAAGGCCAGTGCGGATTTGTTATGCCGTTCCTTCTTTGAAACATTCAAATTGCCAGTGACGATCACCCGTTGCTCTAACAACTATGGTCCTTTGCAAGTGGAAGAAAAATTCATTCCTTTGATGATCAAACGTGCTTTAGCTAACGAAAAACTTCCGATCTATGGCACGGGCATGAACATCCGTGACTGGATTTATGTTGATGATCACAACGAAGGCGTGTGGAAAGTGTTCACAGCAGGCAAAAACGGCGAAGTATATAACTTGGGTGGAAATTCAGAACGACAAAACTTAGATGTGGCAAAAATGATTCTGAAACATTTAGGTAAACCAGAATCTTTATTAAGCTTCGTCCAAGATCGCAAAGGACATGATTTCCGTTATGCGATCAACTATTCCAAAGCACAAAAAGAACTGAACTGGCAGCCAACAGTTCGCTTTGAAGAAGAAGGACTAGAACGCACAATCAATTACTATAAGAATCTATGGGCGAAATAA
- a CDS encoding glycosyltransferase family 4 protein, with product MGEIKVLHCIHSVSWGGLEIYTAELVQKLAEMGVKQMVLCSAESRVSEQLRLGGVEVISVTSDKISKLSEARLIRKLIKRHGFTHLHSHTRWDMWACALALFGRKDIKHVYNLYMNAPPKQDMVHRWLFSKVDVLCSSSENILQDVKKNFPIAPEKIRLVRYGRKTEIYKPNPSARKALREEMAVRPNQIVFGTLCRIDPGKGVRELVQALEYLNDQELSRMQLWVVGDPTILGKNSDGSTAFEGPSKELNDWIQDKTENPRYTQHLIRIPFQKEYISYIDALDVFVLASYNETYSLSVLDSMMMGKPVIGTNAGGTSEQVGHNERGLLVEPEDAKSIAEAIRHYLKHPEVIGLQGKKAQEWALMNHNWEKTQATYLDLYKSL from the coding sequence ATGGGCGAAATAAAAGTACTTCATTGCATCCACTCCGTCAGCTGGGGTGGACTTGAAATTTACACTGCAGAACTTGTACAAAAGTTAGCTGAAATGGGCGTTAAACAAATGGTTTTATGCTCCGCTGAATCTCGCGTCAGTGAGCAACTTCGTTTGGGCGGCGTGGAAGTAATTTCTGTCACTTCTGATAAGATCTCTAAACTTTCGGAAGCAAGATTAATTAGAAAATTGATTAAGCGTCACGGCTTCACTCACCTACACTCCCACACTCGCTGGGATATGTGGGCTTGCGCCTTGGCTTTATTTGGGCGTAAAGACATTAAACACGTTTACAATCTTTATATGAATGCGCCTCCGAAACAGGACATGGTGCACCGCTGGTTGTTTTCAAAAGTCGATGTTCTGTGCAGTTCTTCAGAAAATATTCTGCAAGATGTGAAAAAGAACTTTCCTATTGCACCAGAAAAAATTCGTCTGGTTCGATACGGAAGAAAAACTGAAATTTACAAACCAAACCCCAGCGCACGCAAAGCCTTGCGCGAAGAAATGGCTGTCAGACCCAATCAAATCGTTTTCGGAACTTTGTGCCGAATTGACCCAGGCAAAGGTGTCCGCGAGTTGGTGCAAGCGCTAGAGTACTTAAATGATCAAGAGCTTTCACGTATGCAGCTATGGGTGGTGGGTGATCCTACTATCTTAGGTAAAAACTCTGACGGCAGTACCGCTTTTGAAGGACCTTCTAAAGAGCTGAACGATTGGATTCAAGATAAAACTGAAAATCCACGATACACACAACATCTGATTCGTATTCCTTTTCAAAAAGAATACATTTCCTACATTGATGCTTTGGATGTGTTTGTACTTGCGTCTTACAACGAAACTTATTCGTTAAGCGTTTTAGATTCGATGATGATGGGTAAACCTGTCATAGGTACCAATGCCGGGGGCACCTCTGAACAAGTGGGCCACAACGAGCGCGGTTTATTGGTCGAGCCCGAGGATGCAAAATCCATCGCCGAAGCCATTCGCCATTATTTAAAACATCCCGAAGTCATTGGTTTACAAGGCAAAAAAGCACAGGAATGGGCGCTGATGAATCATAACTGGGAAAAAACTCAAGCGACCTATTTGGACCTGTATAAATCCCTTTAA